CCCGTGGAACGAATATGCGGATACGCTTGAGTGGACATTGCCATCCCCACCCCCGGAACACACCTTTGAAACCCTCCCCAAGCAAAGCGATTGGGACAAGGGCCACGCGCACTAGCTGCGCCAGAGGCTGAAAAACATCGGGCCTCGGCGGAAACGCCGGGGCCTTTTTCATGAAGGAAACCGCTCTTGGCCATTCTGTTCGCATTGGTCCTGATCGCCATACCGCTGGCCATGCAGTTGCGTGGGGTCGGGGCGGCGGGCATGGCCCTGTCAGTCGCCGCGATCTATGCGCTGATGGTCTTTGGCCTTTGGCTGATCACCGCCCTGCCGCCCGCTATCGCCCAAACCGTGCTGCGCACAATCACCCTGTCGCAAACCAGTGACAACAGTCCTTATCTTGATACCTATTACGTCGTCGCCAATATCGGACCGGTCATCATGCCCGGTCTGCTGTTTGGCGGGATCGGCTTGATCCTTTGGGTGCTGACCCGCTGGAACGCATTGGTGCATCAATGGCTGGCTAAAACCCTGTTCTGGGTGCTGCACCTCGGTGTGCTTGCCATGCCGTTTGTCGCGCTGCTGCTGAGTCGCCAGGGCATGCCGCGCCGTTACACCGACTATACGGCAGCCTCGGCGATGCCCAACACGATCAACATGATCCTTGCAGGTTCTGCCGCCCTGGCCTTCCTCTTGATGGTCACGCTGATGCTCTGGTCGGTGATCGCACGGCTGCGTCGCTGATGCCGGTCGAATGGATCACCCCGCCCGACACCCCCGATTCGCCACGGGCCGAATTGCACCTTTGGCCCTACCGGTCGCTACTCCGCCGTGATTTCGTGATCTTCATTGCCGGCACGGCCACGCTGGTGACACTCCCCCTGCTCGCGGTGATCGGCTCGCCGGTGCTTTGGGCGCTGCTACCGTTTCTGGCTGCCATGATCGCCGGAGTCTGGCTCGCGCTGAACCGCAGCTACCGCGACGGTGAACTGCTCGAGGAACTGCGCATCTGGGATGACCGGGCGACGCTGACCCGCCATACCCCGCGCAAGCCCACCCAAACCTGGGAGGCAAATCCCCACTGGATTCGCGTTGAACTGCACGAGGGCGGTGGCCCCGTCCCTTTTTACCTCACGCTCAAGGGCGGCCCGCGCGAGGTCGAAATCGGCGCCTTCCTGTCCGAGGACGAACGCCGCGCGCTTTACGGCGACCTGCGACGCGCCTTTACCAATCCTTGACCCCACCTTCTTCTGTTCAAAAAAACTCTGGGGGTCAGGGGCAAGCCCCCGGGGCGCGAAATCCGCATCTTTCGGGTCGCCAGACCGCTGCACCACCGCTAGCGTCACCCCATGACAGCCCGCAGCATCCCGACCCGCACATGGATCGAACTCGCCCTACTCGGGGTGATCTGGGGCGGCAGTTTCCTTGCGATCCGACTGGCCCTGAACGAGGTCGGCTTTGTCACATCCGTGGCGCATCGCGTGTTCTGGGCGGCGTTGATCCTGTGGGGCTATGTCGCCGTGGCCCGCCTGCCGGTGCCGCGCGACCCGCGCATCTGGATCGCCTTCTTCGTCATGGGGCTGCTTAACAATGTGATCCCCTTTTCCTTGATGGCATGGGGACAGCTGCATATCCCCACCGGGCTGACATCGGTGTTCAACGCAGGCACGGCAATCTTTGGCGCGCTGCTTGCCGCACTCCTGCTGGCGGATGAACGGCTGACCTTGCGCAAATCCATCGGCATCGGGCTCGGCTTTGCAGGGGTCGCCGTCGCCATCGGGCTGGAGTCACTGCGCGATTTTGATATCCGCAGCCTTGCGCAACTGGCGGTGATCACCGGGACAGTATCCTATGCCTTTGCCAGCATCTGGGCGCGGCTGCGTCTGACGGGGCTGGCTCCGCAGGTCGCGGCGGCAGGCATGCTGACGGGATCGTCACTGGTGATGGTCCCCGCAGCGCTGCTGATGGATGGCGCGCCGCGCTTTGATATCGGCTGGCAGGCAGTCGCAGCGATTGCCTATTACGTGATCTTTGCCACGGCAGGCGCATATTTGCTCTATTACCGCATCCTGGCGGCAGCCGGTGCGGGTAACACGATGATCGTTACCCTGCTGATTCCGCCGGTGTCGATCGTGCTGGGCGCGCTCGTGCTTGACGAGGTGCTGTCACCCAACGTTTACGCCGGGCTGGCGCTGCTTGCGCTTGGGTTGATCGTGTTGGACGGGCGATTGCTACGCCGCAAATCCGCTCCTAGCCCAAGCGGTCCTTGACCATCGGGCCAACACGGCCAAAGTCCATCTGACCGGTGTATTTCTTTTTCAAAATCCCCATGACCTTGCCCATGTCGCGCACGCTTTGCGCCTCGACCTTCGCAATCGCGGCGTCAATCGCGGCGGCAGTTTCGCCCTCGTCCAGCTGGCGGGGCAGGAATTCCTCAATGATCCCGATTTCCGATTGCTCTTTTTCCGCCAGTTCCAGCCGTCCGCCCTCTTCATAGGCGCGCGCGCTTTCCTGACGCTGCTTGACCATTTTGCCAAGGATCCCCAGCACGTCATCATCCGTGACCGTATCGTCATCCCCCGTGCCACGGGCGGCGATTTCACGGTCCTTGATGGCGGCATTGATCAAACGAAGTGTCGACAGGCGGTCGGCATCTTTTGCCTTCATCGCCTCTTTCAGGGCGGTTGAGACCCGTTCGCGCATATCCATCGATGTATCCCTGATGTGAGCGGTGACAAGGCCGCGACACTACCCCGACAATCGCGCGGTGACAACGGGCCGTGTCGCTACGTCAAATTGGCCCGTGACAGGGCCGATCAACCCTTGACCCGCCCCTGCCGCAACCTTAGACATCGCCAAGTTTGGCCCGGTTTCGGGCGCCTCGGGGGATCTGTTGCCATGACCAGTCAATCCAGCAAACCCACGGCCTGCCTTGTTCTGGCAGATGGCACGGTGTTCTACGGCAAGGGATTTGGGGCAAAAGGGCAAACAACCGCTGAATTGTGCTTTAACACCGCCATGACCGGCTATCAGGAAATCATGACCGACCCGTCCTATGCCGGTCAGGTTGTGACATTTACCTTTCCCCATATCGGCAATACCGGCGTCACCCCCGAGGACGATGAAACAGCCGATCCTGTCGCCGCGGGCATGGTCGTCAAATGGGACCCGACCCAATCCAGCAACTGGCGCGCCACCGAAGAACTGACCGTCTGGCTGGAACGGCGCGGACGCATCGGCATCGGCGGTGTTGATACCCGCCGCCTGACCCGGGCAATCCGCCAGCAGGGTGCGCCGCATGTGGCACTGGCCCATGATCCCGAAGGTCATTTCGATCTGGACGCTCTGGTCAAGGCCGCGCGTGGTTTTGCAGGGCTTGAAGGGCTTGATCTGGCCAAGGACGTGACCTGCGCCCAATCCTACCACTGGAACGAAATGCGCTGGGCCTGGCCCGAAGGCTACAAGCCCCAGAACGCCCCCAAACACAAGGTCGTCGCCATTGATTACGGCGCGAAACGCAACATTCTGCGCTGTCTTGCCAGCGCGGGGTGCGATGTGACGGTGCTGCCCGCGACAGCCACCGCCCAAGACGTGCTGGCACTGAACCCCGACGGTGTTTTCCTGTCCAACGGCCCCGGCGATCCGGCGGCGACGGGCGTTTATGCCGTGCCGATGATCAAGCACGTCCTGAACACGACCGACCTGCCGGTTTTCGGGATTTGCCTTGGGCATCAGATGCTTGCGCTGGCACTGGGGGCCAAGACCATCAAGATGAACCACGGCCATCACGGCGCCAACCACCCGGTCAAGGACTATGACACCAACAAGGTGGAAATCACCAGCATGAACCACGGGTTCACCGTGGACAGCCAGACCCTGCCCGCAGGTGTGCGCGAAACCCATGTGTCGCTGTTTGACGGCTCCAACTGCGGCATCGCGATGGCCGACCGGCCAGTATTTTCGGTACAATATCACCCCGAAGCCAGCCCCGGTCCGATGGACAGCTACTATCTTTTTGAACGGTTTGCCGCTGCAATGGCCGCGCGCGACGCTTAATTTACGCGCTCATAATCATACTTAACGGCCTGTTAACCACCCCTGCCCCAAGGTGATCCTCGGGACAGTAACGGTGTAGGCAATGGCACTGAAATCAGACACATCCGTGGGCCATGCCCACGCCAATACACCTGCGCCAAACCGCGCAGCAAGGCTGGCACAACCCCTGACGGTGGGGGATGTGTTGCAGGCAAAGGGGCTTATCTCTGCGCGTCGTTTGATGCAGGAGACCGAGCGTGCAAATCACGCGGCAGTGCGGGTCGCGGATGTGCTGCGCAACCGCTTGAACCTGCCCGCCAACACCCTTGCTCGCGCCGAAGCCGAGGCGGCGAAAACCACGCTGGTCGATCCGACCCGTGAACAGATAGACCGACGGTTGGTTCATAAACTGGGGGTTGCTGTCTGCCTCAAACACGGGCTTTTGCCACTGCGCAATACTGGCGGCAGCACGCTGGTGCTGACCACGCGCCCCGATCTTTTCCCGCGTCACCGTGATGCGCTGCGCGTTTTGTTTGGCCCCGTGCGCATGGCCGTCACCAGCGAACCACTGCTGCACAAGGCGATCAAGCAGGCCTGCGATATGCCACTGATCCGGCACGCAGAATCGCGTGTGCCCGCCGCCCAAAGCTGCCGCACATGGAACCGCCGCGCGGCGCGAAATATCGGGTTGGCGGCCGTGTTTGCACTGCTCGCCGCGGCGCTGCACTGGCCAGCCGCTACCTTTGGCCTGCTTAGCGTCTGGGCAGTGCTGACGCTGGTCCTCAACACCGCGCTCAAGGCCACGGCTGGGGTGATGCATCTGCGCGCCCGCGAACCTCGGGAAACCCCGGCCAACCCGACACCCGCCCGCCTGCCCATCGTCACAATCCTTGTGCCACTGTTCCACGAACAGGACGTGGCGCGCGCGCTGATCGGGCGGCTATCGGCCCTGGATTATCCCCGTGAACTGCTGGATGTCTGCCTGATCCTTGAAGAAGACGATCACATGACCCGTGCCGCCGTGGCCCGCGCCACCCTGCCGCCGTGGATCAGGCCGATCATGGTGCCTTATGGCCTGCTGAAGACCAAACCGCGCGCCCTGAATTACGCGCTGAATTTTGCCCGCGGCACGATCATTGGCGTCTATGACGCCGAAGATGCCCCCGCCCCTGACCAGATCCGCAAGGTCGTGGAGCGGTTCGCCCAACGCGGCCCGCAGGTGGCCTGCCTGCAGGGCGTGCTTGATTTTTATGATTACGAAACCAACTGGCTGTCGCGCTGTTTTGCCGTTGAATACGCCACCTGGTTCCGGGTGATGCTGCCCGGCCTACAACGGCTGGGACTGGCCATTCCGCTGGGTGGCACGACCCTGTTCATGCGGCGCGCGGTTCTCGAGGAATTGGGCGGCTGGGATGCCCATAACGTGACCGAGGACGCGGATCTTGGTATTCGTCTTGCACGACACGGGTATCGCACCGAACTGATCGCCTCGGTGACCGAAGAAGAGCCAAATGCCCGCGTCTGGCCCTGGGTCAAGCAACGCTCGCGCTGGCTCAAGGGGTATGCGATCACTTACGGGGTTCATATGCGCAACCCAAAGAAATCGTGGCGTGAACTCGGGGCGTGGCGGTTCTTTGGTGTGCAACTTTTGTTCGCGGGAACGCTCTCACAATTCACCCTTGCGCCGGTCTTGTGGTCGTTCTGGCTGGTCGCCCTAGGTCTGCCCCATCCGCTGGCCGGCGTATTGCCAACCTGGGCCTTCTGGAGCTTGGGGGGCGTGTTTTTCATGTCGGAACTGATCAATATCGCCGTGGCAATGGTGGCCGTCAAAAGCGCCCGAAAACCCCGCCTGCTGAAATGGACGCCCACGCTGCATGTCTACTTCCCGCTTGCCGCCATCGCCGCCTATAAGGGCGTGCTGGAACTGGCGACCCAGCCATTTTACTGGGACAAAACCGAACATGGCGTGCTGGGCGGGCCTGACGCTGCGGCTACTCTGCCGCCTCGACCTTCTCGGCATCCAGTTTCAGGCGGGTGACAAAGGCCTTTGAAATGTGATCGCGCAGGGCCGCCGCCGCCGCCTCGCCATCGCCGGCCTCGATCGCGGCGACAATGGCGGCGTGTTCTTCAAGCGTCCCTTCGGGGCGCCCCTCGGCCGCCAAGGATGTAGTCGCCAGCAAGGCCATCGAACGATGCACCAGATCAAGCTGCTGCACCAGAAACCGGTTGTGGCTGGCCAGATGGATCTGCTTGTGAAACCGCTTGTTGGCACGGCTTAGCGCGGCAGGATCATCCACCAAAGCGCGATCCGCCTCAAGCATATCACGCAGGACACGCACTTCCTCGGGGTTGGCATGACGCGCCGCCAGACGGGCCGCCAGCCCCTCCAACTCGCCGCGCACCACATACAGTTCGGCCAACTGGTTGTGATCCAGCGACGCAACGATCAATGACCGGCCGTCACGTGTCAGCAGGCTTTGGGTCTCAAGCCGTTGTAATGCCTCGCGAATAGGCGTGCGCGACACACCGAAACGATCCGCCAGCTCGTTCTCGACCAGCCGGTCACCAGGGCGGTAAAGACCTGTATCAATCGCCTCGAGGATCAGGGCGTATGCATCTTTTTGCGGGGTGGTTTGGTCAGTCATGCGGCTCACTTGTGTTCAGTCTGCATACCCTACTCCCGCGCAGCCCTGCCAATCAAGGCAAAGCGATTGCGACCCTGCGCCGCGCGCCCTAGGGTGACGCTATGGTTGCCGCATCCTTTGCCCATGTGCGTGCCTGGGTCTTTGATCTGGACAACACGCTTTATCCGCCCAGCGCCCGTCTGTTTGACCAGATCGAGGTGCGCATGACCGCATGGGTGCAATCCGCGCTTGGCGTCGATGCGACGCGCGCCGATCACCTGCGCGACCACTATTGGCGCAAATATGGCACGACACTGGCAGGACTGATGGCCGAGCACGGTGTCGATCCAGGCCCCTATCTGGGTGCGGTCCACGATATTGATCTGTCCCACCTTGAAAAAGCCCCCGATCTGGCCGCCCGTATCCGCGCCCTGCCCGGGCGGCGCATCGTCTATACCAACGGCAGCGAACCCTATGCGCAGCGCGTGCTGGCAGCACGCGGTCTGGATGGGCTTTTTGATGCGGTTTACGGTGTTGAACACGCCGGTTACCGCCCCAAACCCGAACAGGCCGCATTCGAAGCGGTCTTTGCCCTAGACGGCTTGGATGCGCGACAGGGCGCGATGTTCGAGGACGACACCCGCAACCTTGCCGCGCCACATGCGATGGGAATGCGCACGGTGCATGTGGCGCCTGCGCCCTTTCTGGCCGATCACATCCATCACCACACCGAAGATCTGACCGCCTTCTTGTCGCAGCTGGTCTGACACCCCTTTCCCCTACCTGCGCACAGGCCTATGTCTGAGGGATGGAACGGCAAGACACTGATATCCTGATTTCCGGCGGCGGTGTCGCTGGGCTGACCGCAGCGGCCGCCTTTGGCAGCGCCGGGTTCCGCGTGATCTGTGTTGATCCTGCGCCGCCCGTCACGGATGAAACGGCTGCAGGCGCCGATCTGCGCACCACGGCATTTCTGCAACCAGCGCGCGATTTGCTGGACCGCGCGGGGCTGTGGGATCGCCTTGCACCCTTTGCTGCGCCGTTGCAGATCATGCGGATCGTCGATGCGGGCGGCGATGCGCCCGATGCCCGCGTCACCCGCGATTTCAACGCCGCCGATATTTCCGACGCACCCTTCGGGTGGAACCTGTCCAACTGGCTGCTGCGCCGCGAGATGGCCGCGCGGTTGGCTGAACTTGATACGGTCGATTTCCGCGCCGGCGTCGGCTTCAAGTCCCTGCTGACCCGCGAGGGCGAGGCCCTGGTGACCCTGTCCAATGGCGCGCAGGTCCGCGCGCAGCTGGTCATTGCGGCTGACGGACGTGACAGCCCCGTGCGTCAGGCCGTGGGAATTGACGTGAAAACAACGCGCTACGGGCAAAAAGCGGTGACATTCGCCGTTACCCACGAAGCCCCCCACAACAATGTATCAACCGAAGTGCACCGCACCGGCGGCCCTTTTACGCTGGTCCCCTTGCCCGACCTCGATGGCAAGCCCTGTTCTGCCGTGGTCTGGATGGAAAGCGGCCCCGAAGCGCTGCGATTGGCGGCGTTGCAAGCGGCCGATTTCGAGGCGGCCGCCACCACACGATCTGCGGGAACCTATGGCCCGCTCACCCTCGCCTCGCGCCGCATGGTCTGGCCGATCATCAGCCAGCGGGCCGCCCGCATGTCGTGCGAACGGGTCGCTCTTGTGGCCGAGGCCGCGCATGTGGTCCCGCCCATCGGCGCGCAGGGGCTGAACATGTCGCTGGCCGATATGACCTGCCTGCTGGATCTGGCTGTGGCCAGCCCCTCCACCCTTGGGGATCGCAAGATGCTGGACGCCTATCACGCACGCCGCCACCCCGAGGTCGTGCTGCGCGTCAAAGGTGTCGATGCCCTCAACCGCGCGTCAATCGCCGGGTCGCCAATGCTGCGCGACCTGCGCGCCAAGGGCATAGAGGCGCTTTATTCCGTCGCCCCCCTGCGCAAGACACTGATGCAAATGGGCCTTGGTGCCTCAAGCCAAAGTGGGAGTCACAATACCTGATCGGCGACCGGCCTGAACCGTGCCAGTGTGGCGTCGACGTCATACAATTTATCCAATCCGAACAACCCGATGCGGAAGGTTCTGAAATCGGCCGGTTCATCGCATTGCAGCGGCACCCCCGCCGCGATCTGCATCCCCAGTGCCGCAAACTTTGACCCGTTTTGCACATCGCCATCATCGGTATAGCTGACAACGACTCCGGGCGCACCAAACCCGTCCGCCGCGACAGATTTGATACCCTTGCCCGCGAAATATGCCCGCACCCCGTCGCCCAAAGCCCATTGCGCCGCGCGCAGCTTGTCAAAGCCAAATTCGCGGCTTTCCACCATCGCATCACGAAACGCGCGCAGGCTGTCAGTGGGCATGGTCGCATGATAGGCATGACCGCCGTTTTCATAGGCCTGCATGATCGCATGCCACTTTTTCAGGTCCAGCGCGAAACTGTCCGAAGCGGTGCTGCCCATCCGCTCAACAGCGCGCGCTGACAGCATCACCAATCCGGCAGCGGGCGTAGAGGACCAGCCCTTTTGCGGCGCGGAGATCAACACGTCGACCCCTGTCGCCGCCATATCCACCCAGACGCACCCCGAAGCGATGCAATCCAGCACCATCAGCGCGCCAACCTCGTGGGCGGCGGCGGCCAATTCGGTGATATAATCG
This portion of the Octadecabacter sp. SW4 genome encodes:
- a CDS encoding pyrimidine 5'-nucleotidase — protein: MVAASFAHVRAWVFDLDNTLYPPSARLFDQIEVRMTAWVQSALGVDATRADHLRDHYWRKYGTTLAGLMAEHGVDPGPYLGAVHDIDLSHLEKAPDLAARIRALPGRRIVYTNGSEPYAQRVLAARGLDGLFDAVYGVEHAGYRPKPEQAAFEAVFALDGLDARQGAMFEDDTRNLAAPHAMGMRTVHVAPAPFLADHIHHHTEDLTAFLSQLV
- a CDS encoding GntR family transcriptional regulator; amino-acid sequence: MTDQTTPQKDAYALILEAIDTGLYRPGDRLVENELADRFGVSRTPIREALQRLETQSLLTRDGRSLIVASLDHNQLAELYVVRGELEGLAARLAARHANPEEVRVLRDMLEADRALVDDPAALSRANKRFHKQIHLASHNRFLVQQLDLVHRSMALLATTSLAAEGRPEGTLEEHAAIVAAIEAGDGEAAAAALRDHISKAFVTRLKLDAEKVEAAE
- a CDS encoding DUF2244 domain-containing protein, with the translated sequence MPVEWITPPDTPDSPRAELHLWPYRSLLRRDFVIFIAGTATLVTLPLLAVIGSPVLWALLPFLAAMIAGVWLALNRSYRDGELLEELRIWDDRATLTRHTPRKPTQTWEANPHWIRVELHEGGGPVPFYLTLKGGPREVEIGAFLSEDERRALYGDLRRAFTNP
- a CDS encoding UbiH/UbiF family hydroxylase is translated as MERQDTDILISGGGVAGLTAAAAFGSAGFRVICVDPAPPVTDETAAGADLRTTAFLQPARDLLDRAGLWDRLAPFAAPLQIMRIVDAGGDAPDARVTRDFNAADISDAPFGWNLSNWLLRREMAARLAELDTVDFRAGVGFKSLLTREGEALVTLSNGAQVRAQLVIAADGRDSPVRQAVGIDVKTTRYGQKAVTFAVTHEAPHNNVSTEVHRTGGPFTLVPLPDLDGKPCSAVVWMESGPEALRLAALQAADFEAAATTRSAGTYGPLTLASRRMVWPIISQRAARMSCERVALVAEAAHVVPPIGAQGLNMSLADMTCLLDLAVASPSTLGDRKMLDAYHARRHPEVVLRVKGVDALNRASIAGSPMLRDLRAKGIEALYSVAPLRKTLMQMGLGASSQSGSHNT
- a CDS encoding GatB/YqeY domain-containing protein; translated protein: MDMRERVSTALKEAMKAKDADRLSTLRLINAAIKDREIAARGTGDDDTVTDDDVLGILGKMVKQRQESARAYEEGGRLELAEKEQSEIGIIEEFLPRQLDEGETAAAIDAAIAKVEAQSVRDMGKVMGILKKKYTGQMDFGRVGPMVKDRLG
- a CDS encoding DMT family transporter, with the protein product MTARSIPTRTWIELALLGVIWGGSFLAIRLALNEVGFVTSVAHRVFWAALILWGYVAVARLPVPRDPRIWIAFFVMGLLNNVIPFSLMAWGQLHIPTGLTSVFNAGTAIFGALLAALLLADERLTLRKSIGIGLGFAGVAVAIGLESLRDFDIRSLAQLAVITGTVSYAFASIWARLRLTGLAPQVAAAGMLTGSSLVMVPAALLMDGAPRFDIGWQAVAAIAYYVIFATAGAYLLYYRILAAAGAGNTMIVTLLIPPVSIVLGALVLDEVLSPNVYAGLALLALGLIVLDGRLLRRKSAPSPSGP
- a CDS encoding glycosyltransferase, with the protein product MALKSDTSVGHAHANTPAPNRAARLAQPLTVGDVLQAKGLISARRLMQETERANHAAVRVADVLRNRLNLPANTLARAEAEAAKTTLVDPTREQIDRRLVHKLGVAVCLKHGLLPLRNTGGSTLVLTTRPDLFPRHRDALRVLFGPVRMAVTSEPLLHKAIKQACDMPLIRHAESRVPAAQSCRTWNRRAARNIGLAAVFALLAAALHWPAATFGLLSVWAVLTLVLNTALKATAGVMHLRAREPRETPANPTPARLPIVTILVPLFHEQDVARALIGRLSALDYPRELLDVCLILEEDDHMTRAAVARATLPPWIRPIMVPYGLLKTKPRALNYALNFARGTIIGVYDAEDAPAPDQIRKVVERFAQRGPQVACLQGVLDFYDYETNWLSRCFAVEYATWFRVMLPGLQRLGLAIPLGGTTLFMRRAVLEELGGWDAHNVTEDADLGIRLARHGYRTELIASVTEEEPNARVWPWVKQRSRWLKGYAITYGVHMRNPKKSWRELGAWRFFGVQLLFAGTLSQFTLAPVLWSFWLVALGLPHPLAGVLPTWAFWSLGGVFFMSELINIAVAMVAVKSARKPRLLKWTPTLHVYFPLAAIAAYKGVLELATQPFYWDKTEHGVLGGPDAAATLPPRPSRHPVSGG
- a CDS encoding aminotransferase class V-fold PLP-dependent enzyme, which gives rise to MINTPVDPDGLMEFSVVFTDRSLNHMSKAFQGVMTDISGMLKDVYKADAVAIVPGGGTYGMEAVARQFGGDAHALIVRNGWFSYRWSQIFDAGQFTAQTTVFKARQTGNDSRAPFAPAPIAEVTDAIRATKPDVVFAPHVETSAGIILPDDYITELAAAAHEVGALMVLDCIASGCVWVDMAATGVDVLISAPQKGWSSTPAAGLVMLSARAVERMGSTASDSFALDLKKWHAIMQAYENGGHAYHATMPTDSLRAFRDAMVESREFGFDKLRAAQWALGDGVRAYFAGKGIKSVAADGFGAPGVVVSYTDDGDVQNGSKFAALGMQIAAGVPLQCDEPADFRTFRIGLFGLDKLYDVDATLARFRPVADQVL
- the carA gene encoding glutamine-hydrolyzing carbamoyl-phosphate synthase small subunit; its protein translation is MTSQSSKPTACLVLADGTVFYGKGFGAKGQTTAELCFNTAMTGYQEIMTDPSYAGQVVTFTFPHIGNTGVTPEDDETADPVAAGMVVKWDPTQSSNWRATEELTVWLERRGRIGIGGVDTRRLTRAIRQQGAPHVALAHDPEGHFDLDALVKAARGFAGLEGLDLAKDVTCAQSYHWNEMRWAWPEGYKPQNAPKHKVVAIDYGAKRNILRCLASAGCDVTVLPATATAQDVLALNPDGVFLSNGPGDPAATGVYAVPMIKHVLNTTDLPVFGICLGHQMLALALGAKTIKMNHGHHGANHPVKDYDTNKVEITSMNHGFTVDSQTLPAGVRETHVSLFDGSNCGIAMADRPVFSVQYHPEASPGPMDSYYLFERFAAAMAARDA